The Fusarium oxysporum f. sp. lycopersici 4287 chromosome 1, whole genome shotgun sequence DNA segment GGGCCTGAAGAAGGCCCGCAGTAACCGCCAAGAGGTCCAGATTCTTGAACCTGATGACATGCTAGACTTATTGCGCGAGATTCATAAGGCTGCCGGTCAGGATGACTCGCATGCATACGCAAAAGCGGCCAGTACGGCGAGTCTAATCGTTGTGTCGGCCCTCGTCGCTGCGGACAAGAGCAAAATGGAGGATATTCTTGCTGTGTATAGCAAGACACAAGCGAGCTGCTTCTCTGGTGAGGTGAAGTTGCAGTCGTCCTTCATTGGTGACTGGCAAAACTGGTACCGAAATGCAATGCAGCAAGTTCGGAACTGATACCCTAATAGACATAATTCCCCCAGACAGATAGGATGAATCGAAACCAGTCACCCTGGGAGTAATTCGAATGCCTGCAGATGAACCATTAAATTCTAAGAGCTCGTCATCGTGATAGTACAGGTGCCTTGATTTATCTTGACACAACTCGTCTAGTCCTCCATCTTATCATCCTTtgcatcctcatcttcgtcgtcgtcgtcgtcatcatcatcctcgtcctcagcCTTTGCTAATCGCTCAGCCTCTTCTCGTAGCTCCTTTGGCACCTCAACATGTCGTCCCTTGGTAGGGCCGTCAGGCCCACTGATCCAGGTCATCTCCAGCTCAAAATCCTTATCCTTGTTATCCTTCTGCGCAATGTAGATGATGCGCGCAGCCTGCTTCACAGCTTCCTCCAGAGTAATGTTACCAGCGGGTaggtcaagcttctccaactcagccttggcagcctgTCGACCCTTGCCTGTAGCCGCTCCGTAGTAACCCCAGTACATACCGCTGGGCTCGATCATGTAAAGGAAAGGACCGCCGTGCTTGCCCTCGATCTTGCCACCAGCGCCAACCTTGGGTCCTGAGCCAACCTCTCCATCGACGGGGGTCTCCTCGGGAGTGTCGTAGCCGCCCACGATGGCGGTAATGCCAAATGGTCGAACTGATCCGTACATGGTGTAGGCCTGAAGGTAGCCACCCATGCGGCTGGCAAGATCGGATGTGGGGATGGGGGTCTTGAAGTTCTGTCGCCAGCTCTGGGCCTCGTCGCGAGCGCGATCAACGAAGTGACGTCCATCAGGAACCATACCAGAAGATACCTGGTGAGATTAGTACGAGCTCATGCTAGCCATTGCAGGTAGGTCAACGTACAGCTCCGACATGGCTATCGATAGTTGCAATGCGCTTGTTGGCGCCGGGTTTTAGGAGCTTGGATGAAACGACCTTCTCGATAGCTAGGACAACACCATCCTTAGCTCGAATACCGATCGAGGTACCGCCATTCTCTACTGCCTTGACTGCGTATTCGACCTGAAAGTTGCGTCCATCAGgggagaagatggagttgagCAAATCGTAACCCGTGCCTATCGATGTCTATAGCGTGAAAGACAAGCTAGGTCAGCACTTGAAGCTGTCCCTGGATGACGACAATCAGGATTGAGCAAGTGTAGAGGTTAGCTTACCATGATGTCTGAATTTTCTGATCAAGTGAAGTAGCGTGATCCGAAAGGCAAGAGAAGATGGGGTGAGAATTGGTGACGTGGAGGGGAACTGTGTTGTCGAGATGTTTGCGACGGCGTTGACTTGGAGCTTCCT contains these protein-coding regions:
- a CDS encoding 20S proteasome subunit alpha 7, whose translation is MTSIGTGYDLLNSIFSPDGRNFQVEYAVKAVENGGTSIGIRAKDGVVLAIEKVVSSKLLKPGANKRIATIDSHVGAVSSGMVPDGRHFVDRARDEAQSWRQNFKTPIPTSDLASRMGGYLQAYTMYGSVRPFGITAIVGGYDTPEETPVDGEVGSGPKVGAGGKIEGKHGGPFLYMIEPSGMYWGYYGAATGKGRQAAKAELEKLDLPAGNITLEEAVKQAARIIYIAQKDNKDKDFELEMTWISGPDGPTKGRHVEVPKELREEAERLAKAEDEDDDDDDDDEDEDAKDDKMED